The following proteins are encoded in a genomic region of Micromonospora olivasterospora:
- a CDS encoding terpene synthase family protein, whose protein sequence is MIHAVLWSLRSECPIPPRLSPHADGVQRWLDGQLPGLGLPLDRPALDRLSRAAFARYAGRLYPRATEPDLRSLAALFTWFFLVDDACDGPGRLTPGQIRALRDGALSVLREGPRARHPGLTGPLRRLLVRAWREPRRRMPVRWRLRFAAAVGHHLHGAWREALEKAAGRPPDVAGYVELRRATSAAYVAYPLIEFVSGRPLPDAVYHHPALLRLADAGNDLLSWYNDIASLERDRATAGGHNLVLALAAERGVPVTEAVDLAAERWRATMSQFVALRAAVPSFGPGLDEAVAAHLDGVADAVRGTVDWTLESARYAVR, encoded by the coding sequence ATGATTCACGCGGTCCTCTGGTCGCTACGCTCCGAATGCCCGATCCCGCCTCGGCTGTCGCCGCACGCCGACGGGGTGCAGCGGTGGCTCGACGGGCAGTTGCCCGGCCTCGGCCTGCCGCTGGACCGCCCGGCCCTGGACCGGCTGTCCCGCGCCGCCTTCGCCCGGTACGCCGGCCGGCTCTACCCGAGGGCAACCGAGCCGGACCTGCGCTCGCTGGCCGCCCTGTTCACCTGGTTCTTCCTCGTCGACGACGCCTGTGACGGGCCGGGCCGGCTGACCCCCGGTCAGATCCGCGCGCTGCGCGACGGGGCACTCTCGGTGCTGCGGGAGGGTCCCCGGGCCCGCCATCCGGGGCTCACGGGCCCGCTGCGCCGGCTGCTGGTGCGGGCCTGGCGGGAGCCGCGCCGCCGGATGCCCGTCCGCTGGCGGCTGCGGTTCGCCGCCGCGGTCGGCCACCACCTGCACGGCGCGTGGCGGGAGGCGCTGGAGAAGGCGGCCGGCCGGCCGCCGGACGTGGCCGGGTACGTCGAGCTGCGCCGCGCCACCTCGGCGGCGTACGTGGCGTACCCGCTGATCGAGTTCGTCAGCGGCCGACCGCTGCCCGACGCGGTCTACCACCACCCGGCGCTACTCCGGCTCGCCGACGCCGGCAACGACCTGCTCTCCTGGTACAACGACATCGCCTCGCTGGAGCGGGACCGGGCCACCGCGGGCGGGCACAACCTGGTCCTGGCGCTGGCCGCCGAGCGGGGCGTCCCGGTAACCGAGGCGGTCGACCTGGCCGCCGAGCGCTGGCGGGCGACGATGAGCCAGTTCGTGGCGCTGCGCGCGGCGGTGCCGTCGTTCGGCCCGGGGCTGGACGAGGCCGTCGCCGCCCACCTCGACGGGGTGGCCGACGCCGTCCGGGGCACCGTCGACTGGACCCTGGAGAGCGCCCGCTACGCGGTGCGGTGA
- a CDS encoding UbiX family flavin prenyltransferase — MREPWVVGVSGASGTPYAAAVIRGLLDAGEPVDLIVSRAARLTILDETGRGFRDGHWADDLAAWLGRDLSGDDLRHWPAGDLAAGPSSGSYRVRGMAVVPASTAACAGIAIGLSKDLLQRAAEVNLKERRPVVVVPRETPVTRSHLEHLIALLDAGAVVLPASPGFYGAGASASAQQLVDFVAGKVLDALGVPHTLFRRWAGELGADRA, encoded by the coding sequence ATGCGCGAACCATGGGTGGTGGGGGTCTCCGGGGCCTCGGGTACGCCGTACGCGGCGGCGGTCATCCGCGGGCTGCTCGACGCGGGCGAACCCGTGGACCTGATCGTCTCCCGGGCCGCCCGCCTGACCATCCTCGACGAAACCGGACGGGGCTTCCGCGACGGGCACTGGGCGGACGACCTGGCGGCCTGGCTCGGGCGCGACCTGTCCGGCGACGACCTGCGGCACTGGCCCGCCGGTGATCTCGCCGCCGGCCCCAGCAGCGGCTCCTACCGGGTGCGCGGCATGGCGGTCGTCCCGGCGAGCACGGCGGCCTGCGCCGGCATCGCCATCGGGCTCTCGAAGGATCTGTTGCAGCGCGCGGCGGAGGTCAACCTCAAGGAGCGCCGGCCGGTGGTGGTGGTGCCACGCGAGACGCCCGTGACCCGCAGCCACCTGGAGCACCTGATCGCCCTGCTCGACGCCGGGGCGGTGGTGCTGCCCGCCAGTCCCGGATTCTACGGCGCCGGGGCGTCCGCCTCGGCCCAGCAGCTCGTCGACTTCGTGGCGGGCAAGGTGCTCGACGCGCTGGGCGTCCCGCACACCCTGTTCCGGCGCTGGGCCGGCGAGCTGGGCGCGGACCGCGCCTGA
- a CDS encoding BldC family transcriptional regulator, with protein MDTGDRLLTPGEVAALFRVDPKTVTRWAAAGRIGSIRTPGGHRRFRESEVRALLEGEGMLEESDDMGRPRNAGPATSPGPGAGPANAGMY; from the coding sequence GTGGACACTGGAGATCGCCTGCTGACACCGGGTGAGGTCGCCGCGCTGTTCCGGGTGGATCCGAAGACCGTGACCAGGTGGGCGGCGGCCGGCCGGATAGGCAGCATCCGGACTCCAGGCGGGCATCGTCGATTCCGGGAATCCGAGGTGCGGGCCCTGCTCGAGGGGGAGGGCATGCTGGAGGAGTCCGACGACATGGGCAGGCCCCGCAACGCCGGCCCGGCCACCTCGCCGGGCCCGGGAGCCGGCCCGGCCAACGCCGGGATGTACTGA
- a CDS encoding Lrp/AsnC family transcriptional regulator, whose amino-acid sequence MDAIDRSLVELLRGNARLSYAELARQVGLSAPAVHERVGKLESSGVIRAYRAEVEPEAIGLGVTALIGIVEDSGGDTDDVLETFRRMPEIESCYFMAGVESFLLKARVGTIAELEQLIVRLNRTPGVASTRTGIALSTKWENRPQPIEPPSA is encoded by the coding sequence GTGGACGCCATCGACCGGAGCCTCGTGGAGCTGCTGCGCGGCAACGCCCGACTCTCCTACGCCGAGTTGGCCCGCCAGGTCGGCCTGTCCGCCCCCGCGGTGCACGAGCGCGTCGGCAAGCTGGAGTCCAGCGGGGTGATCCGGGCGTACCGGGCCGAGGTGGAGCCCGAGGCGATCGGCCTGGGCGTGACCGCGCTGATCGGCATCGTCGAGGACTCCGGCGGGGACACCGACGACGTGCTGGAGACGTTCCGGCGGATGCCGGAGATCGAGTCCTGTTACTTCATGGCCGGCGTCGAGTCGTTCCTGCTCAAGGCCCGGGTGGGCACGATCGCCGAGCTCGAGCAGCTGATCGTACGGCTGAACCGGACGCCCGGGGTGGCCTCCACCCGGACGGGGATCGCGCTGTCGACGAAGTGGGAGAACCGCCCGCAGCCGATCGAGCCGCCCTCGGCCTGA
- a CDS encoding SDR family NAD(P)-dependent oxidoreductase: MRTTGRGAAVVTGAAGGLGRGIAAALHADGWQVLLTDLDADAVAAVAAPLGGWSRALDVRDEAACVEVAAAAAGRVAGGLGLWVNNAGVLTTGPAWTHDASTRRRLVEVNALGAMTGTLAALAARAARQARRARPDTSPPRL; this comes from the coding sequence ATGAGGACGACAGGGCGGGGCGCGGCCGTGGTCACCGGGGCCGCCGGCGGGCTCGGCCGCGGGATCGCCGCCGCGCTGCACGCCGACGGGTGGCAGGTGCTCCTCACCGACCTGGACGCCGACGCCGTGGCGGCCGTGGCCGCGCCGCTCGGCGGCTGGTCCCGGGCGCTGGACGTGCGGGACGAGGCCGCCTGCGTCGAGGTCGCCGCGGCGGCTGCGGGCCGGGTGGCCGGCGGGCTCGGGCTCTGGGTGAACAACGCCGGCGTCCTGACCACCGGGCCCGCCTGGACGCACGACGCGTCGACCCGGCGGCGGCTCGTGGAGGTGAACGCGCTCGGCGCCATGACCGGGACCCTCGCCGCCCTGGCCGCGCGGGCGGCGCGGCAGGCCCGCCGGGCCCGACCGGACACGAGCCCACCTCGCTTGTAA
- a CDS encoding PLP-dependent cysteine synthase family protein has protein sequence MTHLDRCDEASRTWVTEAIAAVEADANRSADTHLLPFPLPREWGIDLYLKDESVHPTGSLKHRLARSLFLYGLCNGWIGPGTTIVEASSGSTAVSEAYFARMLGLPFIAVMPASTSPEKIAQIEFQGGRCHLVDDPAKVVVEARWLAEDSGGRFMDQFTYAERATDWRGNNNIAESIYAQLALERHPVPAWIVVGAGTGGTSATIGRYTRYRRLPTKLCVVDPENSAFYPAWQAGDWSVRTGQGSRIEGIGRPGVELSFLPSVVDRMVQVPDAASLAAMRAGSGLLGRRVGGSTGTNLWGAFGLIAGMLAEGRTGSVVTLICDPGDRYADTYYDDRWVAEQGLDLAPHLATIDRFLVTGAWPAG, from the coding sequence GTGACTCATCTCGACCGGTGCGACGAGGCCAGCCGGACGTGGGTGACCGAGGCGATCGCCGCGGTCGAGGCCGACGCCAACCGGTCCGCCGACACCCACCTGCTGCCGTTCCCGCTGCCGCGGGAGTGGGGCATCGACCTCTACCTCAAGGACGAGTCGGTGCACCCGACCGGGTCGCTGAAGCACCGGCTGGCCCGCTCGCTGTTCCTGTACGGGCTCTGCAACGGCTGGATCGGCCCGGGTACGACGATCGTCGAGGCGTCCTCCGGTTCGACGGCGGTCTCCGAGGCGTACTTCGCCCGGATGCTCGGGCTGCCGTTCATCGCGGTCATGCCGGCGTCCACGTCGCCCGAGAAGATCGCCCAGATCGAGTTCCAGGGCGGGCGCTGCCACCTGGTCGACGACCCGGCCAAGGTGGTGGTCGAGGCGCGCTGGCTGGCCGAGGACTCGGGCGGCCGCTTCATGGACCAGTTCACGTACGCCGAGCGGGCCACCGACTGGCGGGGCAACAACAACATCGCCGAGTCGATCTACGCGCAGCTCGCGCTGGAGCGGCACCCCGTACCGGCGTGGATCGTGGTCGGCGCGGGCACGGGCGGCACCAGCGCCACCATCGGCCGCTACACCCGGTACCGTCGGCTGCCGACCAAGCTCTGCGTGGTCGACCCGGAGAACTCGGCGTTCTACCCGGCGTGGCAGGCCGGCGACTGGTCGGTGCGCACCGGCCAGGGCTCCCGGATCGAGGGGATCGGCCGGCCCGGCGTGGAGCTGTCCTTCCTGCCCAGCGTGGTGGACCGGATGGTCCAGGTGCCGGACGCCGCGTCGCTGGCCGCCATGCGGGCCGGCTCCGGCCTGCTCGGACGGCGGGTCGGCGGCTCCACCGGCACCAACCTCTGGGGCGCGTTCGGCCTCATCGCCGGGATGCTCGCCGAGGGCCGTACCGGCTCGGTGGTCACCCTGATCTGCGACCCCGGCGACCGGTACGCCGACACGTACTACGACGACCGTTGGGTGGCCGAGCAGGGCCTCGACCTCGCCCCGCACCTGGCCACGATCGACCGCTTCCTCGTCACCGGCGCCTGGCCGGCGGGATAG
- a CDS encoding putative glycolipid-binding domain-containing protein, giving the protein MATLPKSILWTRTDTAGAEHAVLDDRGGLRARGVALAVDPIPYTCRYQLTTGPDWVTTRVEVEAEGAGWQRGVRLEAGDGRWRATASEQGDLDAALRAAGHPPAGLPGADDPGRLVDAVDVDLGGSVLFNILPVRRLGLVSATPETARRVTVAWVLVPSLTVVAAEQVYTALGPGRIRFASDTFTADLDVDADGWVVRYPGLAERVAPR; this is encoded by the coding sequence ATGGCGACCTTGCCGAAGTCGATCCTCTGGACCCGGACGGACACCGCCGGTGCCGAACACGCGGTGCTCGACGACCGCGGCGGGCTGCGGGCGCGGGGTGTCGCGCTCGCCGTCGACCCGATCCCCTACACGTGCCGCTACCAGCTCACGACCGGCCCCGACTGGGTCACCACGCGGGTGGAGGTGGAGGCGGAGGGCGCGGGCTGGCAGCGGGGCGTACGGCTGGAGGCGGGCGACGGCCGATGGCGGGCGACCGCGTCGGAGCAGGGCGACCTGGACGCGGCGCTGCGCGCCGCCGGGCATCCCCCGGCCGGGCTGCCGGGCGCCGACGACCCGGGCCGGCTGGTCGACGCCGTCGACGTCGACCTCGGCGGTTCGGTGCTGTTCAACATCCTGCCGGTACGCCGGCTCGGGCTCGTCTCGGCGACGCCGGAGACGGCCCGCCGGGTCACCGTGGCGTGGGTGCTGGTGCCCAGCCTGACGGTGGTCGCCGCCGAGCAGGTCTACACGGCCCTCGGCCCGGGCCGGATCCGCTTCGCCAGCGACACGTTCACCGCCGACCTCGACGTCGACGCGGACGGCTGGGTGGTCCGCTACCCCGGCCTCGCCGAGCGCGTCGCCCCCCGCTGA
- a CDS encoding DEAD/DEAH box helicase: protein MTTFADPSTFPSVFDAPTGENADTAPAEAVDAPTGAAQVDEADATTEAEADVDFAGLGLPRPLVRALDRQGITTPFPIQRATVPDALAGRDVLGRGQTGSGKTLAFGLPVIARVADGGRARPLHPKALVLVPTRELAMQVNDALMPLGKAVGVFLKTAVGGVPYDRQIDALNRGVEIVVATPGRLADLIARGVCRLDDVEVTVLDEADQMADMGFLPEVTELLAKTPADAQRLLFSATLDGDVDTLVKRFMTDPVTHSTAPPTAAVSTMDHHLLLIPPHDKFAVAASIAARDGRTMLFARTQLGVDRLVQQLAAVGVRAGGLHGGKTQRMRTRTLAEFREGRMNVLVATDVAARGIHVDGVSLVLHVDPPKDPKDYLHRAGRTARAGESGAVATLVLPKQRRTTLAMLEKAGVEPAQTQVRAGDPALAELTGAREPSGVPVRDEPPAPRRSGDRPSGPRRFERDGRGERRYADRDGRGEARHGSRDERHPGDRDERRFADRERRFGDRPRGEGRYADRDARGEGRFGDRPQGERRFGDRPQGEGRFGDRPQGEGRFGDRPQGERRFTERGERGGDPRTGDRRGGFRPEGRGRDDRPREDRRGFGGRPPARTH from the coding sequence TTGACCACCTTTGCTGATCCCAGCACGTTCCCGTCCGTTTTCGACGCCCCGACCGGGGAGAACGCCGACACCGCCCCCGCCGAGGCCGTGGACGCCCCGACCGGCGCGGCCCAGGTCGACGAGGCCGACGCGACGACCGAAGCCGAAGCCGACGTCGACTTCGCCGGGCTCGGGCTGCCCAGGCCGCTGGTCCGGGCGCTCGACCGGCAGGGCATCACCACCCCGTTCCCGATCCAACGGGCCACCGTCCCGGACGCCCTGGCCGGGCGGGACGTCCTCGGCCGGGGTCAGACCGGCTCCGGCAAGACCCTCGCCTTCGGCCTGCCGGTGATCGCCCGGGTCGCCGACGGCGGGCGGGCCCGCCCGCTGCACCCGAAGGCCCTGGTACTGGTGCCCACCCGGGAGCTGGCCATGCAGGTCAACGACGCGCTCATGCCGCTCGGCAAGGCGGTCGGCGTGTTCCTGAAGACGGCCGTGGGCGGCGTGCCGTACGACCGGCAGATCGACGCGCTCAACCGGGGCGTGGAGATCGTCGTGGCCACGCCGGGGCGGCTGGCCGACCTCATCGCCCGGGGCGTCTGCCGGCTGGACGACGTCGAGGTGACGGTGCTCGACGAGGCGGACCAGATGGCCGACATGGGCTTCCTGCCGGAGGTCACCGAGCTGCTGGCGAAGACCCCGGCCGACGCCCAGCGGCTGCTGTTCTCGGCCACCCTGGACGGTGACGTCGACACGCTGGTCAAGCGGTTCATGACCGACCCGGTGACCCACTCGACCGCGCCGCCGACCGCCGCGGTGTCCACCATGGATCACCACCTGCTGCTGATCCCCCCGCACGACAAGTTCGCCGTCGCGGCGTCCATCGCGGCCCGGGACGGCCGGACCATGCTCTTCGCCCGTACCCAGCTCGGGGTGGACCGGCTGGTCCAGCAGCTCGCCGCGGTCGGTGTACGGGCCGGCGGCCTGCACGGCGGCAAGACCCAGCGGATGCGTACCCGCACCCTCGCCGAGTTCCGCGAGGGCCGGATGAACGTGCTGGTCGCCACCGACGTGGCGGCCCGGGGCATCCACGTCGACGGGGTCTCCCTGGTGCTGCACGTGGACCCGCCGAAGGACCCGAAGGACTACCTGCACCGCGCGGGGCGTACCGCCCGGGCCGGCGAGTCCGGGGCGGTGGCCACGCTGGTGCTGCCCAAGCAGCGGCGGACCACCCTCGCGATGCTGGAGAAGGCCGGTGTCGAGCCGGCGCAGACCCAGGTCCGGGCCGGCGACCCGGCGCTGGCCGAGCTGACCGGCGCCCGCGAGCCCAGCGGCGTCCCGGTGCGCGACGAGCCGCCGGCCCCGCGCCGGTCCGGCGACCGCCCGTCCGGCCCGCGCCGCTTCGAGCGGGACGGGCGGGGCGAGCGGCGGTACGCGGACCGGGACGGCCGCGGCGAGGCGCGCCACGGCAGCCGCGACGAACGCCACCCCGGTGACCGCGATGAGCGCCGCTTCGCCGACCGCGAGCGCCGTTTCGGCGACCGGCCACGGGGCGAGGGACGCTACGCGGATCGGGACGCGCGGGGCGAGGGGCGTTTCGGCGACCGCCCGCAGGGCGAGCGGCGTTTCGGCGACCGCCCGCAGGGCGAGGGGCGTTTCGGCGACCGCCCGCAGGGCGAGGGGCGCTTCGGCGACCGCCCGCAGGGCGAGCGGCGCTTCACGGAGCGGGGCGAGCGGGGCGGCGACCCGCGTACCGGCGACCGACGGGGCGGCTTCCGCCCGGAGGGGCGCGGCCGCGACGACCGGCCGCGGGAGGACCGGCGCGGGTTCGGCGGACGGCCGCCGGCGCGTACCCACTGA
- the mqnE gene encoding aminofutalosine synthase MqnE — protein MDAGLKRELEAKVHAGERLTREDGIALYSSDDLTWLGRLAHHRRTELNGDRVMFNVNRHLNLTNVCSASCAYCSFQRKPGEKDAYTMRIDEAVRKAKEMEDEQLTELHIVNGLHPTLPWRYYPKVLRELKAALPNVRLKAFTATEVQWFEKISGLPADAILDELMDAGLESLTGGGAEIFDWEVRQHIVDHACHWEDWSRIHRLAHSKGMKTPSTMLYGHIEEPRHRVDHVLRLRELQDETGGFVVFIPLRYQHDFVDSADGKIRNRIQARTTMASPAESLKTFAVSRLLFDNVPHVKCFWVMHGLSVAQLSLNFGVDDLDGSVVEYKITHDADSYGTPSTMHRDDLLHLIWDAGFRPVERNTRYEVVREYDAAPSLAERRAEPQQVWA, from the coding sequence ATGGACGCCGGACTCAAGCGCGAGCTCGAAGCGAAGGTGCACGCGGGGGAGCGGCTGACCCGCGAGGACGGGATCGCCCTCTACTCGAGCGACGACCTGACCTGGCTGGGCCGGCTGGCCCACCACCGGCGCACCGAGCTGAACGGCGACCGGGTCATGTTCAACGTCAACCGGCACCTGAACCTGACCAACGTCTGCTCCGCGTCGTGCGCGTACTGCTCCTTCCAGCGGAAGCCGGGCGAGAAGGACGCCTACACGATGCGCATCGACGAGGCGGTCCGCAAGGCCAAGGAGATGGAGGACGAGCAGCTCACCGAGCTGCACATCGTGAACGGCCTGCACCCGACGCTGCCCTGGCGCTACTACCCGAAGGTGCTGCGCGAGCTGAAGGCGGCGCTGCCGAACGTCAGGCTCAAGGCGTTCACCGCGACCGAGGTGCAGTGGTTCGAGAAGATCAGCGGCCTGCCGGCCGACGCGATCCTCGACGAGCTGATGGACGCCGGCCTGGAGTCGCTGACGGGCGGCGGCGCGGAGATCTTCGACTGGGAGGTTCGCCAGCACATCGTCGACCACGCCTGCCACTGGGAGGACTGGTCGCGCATCCACCGGCTGGCGCACTCCAAGGGCATGAAGACGCCGTCCACCATGCTCTACGGCCACATCGAGGAGCCCCGGCACCGGGTCGACCACGTGCTGCGGCTGCGCGAGCTGCAGGACGAGACGGGCGGTTTCGTGGTCTTCATCCCCCTGCGCTACCAGCACGACTTCGTCGACTCGGCGGACGGCAAGATCCGTAACCGGATCCAGGCCCGCACGACGATGGCCTCGCCGGCCGAGTCGCTGAAGACGTTCGCGGTCTCCCGGCTGCTGTTCGACAACGTCCCGCACGTGAAGTGCTTCTGGGTGATGCACGGCCTGTCGGTGGCCCAGCTCTCGCTGAACTTCGGCGTGGACGACCTGGACGGCTCGGTCGTGGAATACAAGATCACCCACGACGCCGACTCGTACGGCACCCCGAGCACCATGCACCGGGACGACCTGCTGCACCTGATCTGGGACGCCGGCTTCCGGCCGGTGGAGCGCAACACCCGCTACGAGGTCGTCCGGGAGTACGACGCCGCCCCGTCGCTCGCCGAGCGGCGCGCCGAGCCGCAGCAGGTCTGGGCCTGA